GACAAGGCCACGCGAATCACCCGAAAGCTCGTGCTGATCCTGAGGAACCACCACGCCGTCGGCAAGCACCTGGCCGCCCCGCTGCAGTTGTCCAACGTCTGGATCGGGAGCACCGGCGGCAGCGTCAAGCTACGCGGGGTCAGCTTCACCGCCAAAGCCTTCGGCATCGAGCGCGTGAGAGACGACTACAAGCAGCTGTCCAGGCTACTGCTGGCGATCATCAGAATCTCCGGCGGTGGGGACGCCGCCATCGCCAGGCTGCCTCCGGACTACCGGGAGTTCCTCGCGCTCCTGGGGAGCGACACCCTCGCCATGGACGACGAGTTCTTGATCGTCAACAGCGCCGCCCTTCTGCCCATGAAAAACCGGTGAAACTCTTATTTCCGACGACTGTCATTTTGAACATTTTTGGAATAAAAAAAACAGACTCATTTCAGCTACTTGTGTGATCGTGTCTGCAGCACGGAGGCGTTCCTGATGCTGCACAACACGATCGTGAAGCACCTCGAGCGCACGGACCGggcgaagaagaggaggatcctcTCGGGGCTGCCCTACCAGAGCGACTGGCTGGAGACGGCCAGGGCGAACGCGCGGATCAACCAGTGGGTGGTGAACGTCCAGCACGAGTACAAGAGGACCCAGTCCGACCTGCTGCGGCTCAACAGGAACGTGAGGAGCCACCTGCACGagtacgacggcggcggcggcgacatcGAGGAGGTCCTGTACTGCGAGTGGCCCGAGCTGCTCATGGCCATGGTGAAGCTGTTGCACCTGGAAGGCGAGCTCGAGGCCACTGACATTGAGAACAAGTTCGGCTAGCTAGTCGAGCGTCCTGCTGGGGAGGTAGAACAGATGTGTGCTAGGTAGCTCTGCGTTTGCTGTGGTGGTTGGCAAGCTGTTGTTGGTTCGTCTTCAGTGAGAGAGTTTATGGTGATTGGGTGGTATGCTACCTGGTTTATGTAATGTAATAGGCTAGTTATTTCTTAAATTAAGTTCTCACGACTTGAAGGCAAAAGGCTTGGGTCAGCTTTGTTATAAAACTAGCAGAACCCCGAGCGTTGCCGCGGGTGCTATTACAGCAatataaggctggacgaaaaactcgaagctcgttagcttgcTCGGCTCGTGActagctcgactcggctcggctcgttatgataacgagccgagcaagctaagattttagctcgttagctataacgagccagctcgcgagctaaacgaggcTTTCAGGAAAAAATATATCATTTAAGGTTATTAGATGCATtaatactatagtattttattatacttgtatatatattaacacatattaatttttttattcgatttaaggttgttagatgcatttcttttgtattattattattctcaaactttagataaatgcaaatattatattttgtgtattttttatacctggctcacgagcttaacgagccagctcgagcttttaacgagccgagccgagctagctttctggctcgttaggataacgagccgagccaagctagctcgttatcttaacgagccagaacgagccgagccgaaacgagccgagccggctcgttatccagccttacagCAATATAAGCGACCatagcaaataatttttttttccagAGATCAGAGTTGGATAAGAAATTTGTGTGTTAGCTAAATATGGGTAACATATATTGATGATGTAATCGAACTGAAAGGAAGGCGAAATAACAACTTGTACTCTACTGCAGTTGTTATCATCACAAGGAAGGTGTGACCCAAAGTCTCATTGTAACTAAAACAATATTCACATCTCTCGTTCAATAAAATCTCAATAGTCTTTAAGCAGTAGAGTAATAAGAATCATCAAATGATAAGCTTGAAATGAACTGTAGTATTAAACAGATAAGATAGTTTTTTTTCAGGCCTGATCGCTCTTTTCTAGGTTGTAGCTGCAACTGTTGCTGCAGAGACCAACCTGCTTATCCATGTAATGTGTGCTGCTTGTGTTCACCAACTGCAGCAGTCGAAAGAGCACAGCCGATCAGGATATTGATTCCATAGAAAGTATATATACGAGTAAATCTATACATTTGGGCAATCTAGAGAAATGCAATCGTACAGTAACAACACTGACCTTTATGTACCTGGATTCACTGAATTGAAGCGGCATTACCTAAACATTCACTGACCTCTATGTAGACGGTCGTTGCCATGAGTGCTGTAGCAGGTTCGTGACGGGGCGAACCTGCTGGCCATCGAAGGAGCAGCGACCTCTTGTTTACCTTCCTCTATGGCAGTGAGATGAACATCAGGCGACAGGACGGTTTGCAGTAGCTGCGCAGTAGGTAAAGAACCCAAACGAAAAGTATCAGAGGTTTACTTTCTTAATACACGACAAATTATTTGATACCACAATAACAGtaattaaaaaaacaaaaccaaaGCGGAAGCCAATTAACATGCAGCTACTTGCTGCTTCAGATCACAACTTACATGAATGTGCAGAGGCGTAACAATGATATGTGAAAGTTGAGGAAATTGCATATTTTGGACTCTAATCGTCGCGCTTCGCAGTTTTTGGATTCCAAACGTCCACTCCGTAAAAATGGGCCTCCAAACGTTGCACTCTTGATTTTCTTGACATTATGtgtattttctttcttttctagTATGTATACATGTATTTGTGACCTGGACGGACCCTTTTGCCCCTGTGGCCTCACGTACACGAGATCTCCACGTACGTGAATGCAATCTACGAAAAAGAAAAACAGATCGAAACTTTCGTCTCtggccgccgcggcgccgccgcaGAGGCCATCTGCACGAGACTCCCGCCGGCCATGGAAGGCCAGCAGCCGGACGACCTCGACGCGCCAGCCATGGACGCCCCCGCTCACCCAGGACGTGGCCGCAGGAGCCATGGCCTCGGCCCTCGGAGCCCTGGCCGCGCCGATCCCTAGCCTGGCCGCGACGGACC
This sequence is a window from Miscanthus floridulus cultivar M001 chromosome 10, ASM1932011v1, whole genome shotgun sequence. Protein-coding genes within it:
- the LOC136490236 gene encoding uncharacterized protein; amino-acid sequence: MGNTLKCFRREEEDGHFHGRRDRYPYYQPQYYSYSGGDPHPPAAAPRPHQQGLAAGPHGFVTFIPLTQAAGPNTGHQQRSSGVHDSRVVVASQYQSNTEDIDESSAEGLCSAKSYAKANPLLIQVPVLGTTKKFWRLSDKATRITRKLVLILRNHHAVGKHLAAPLQLSNVWIGSTGGSVKLRGVSFTAKAFGIERVRDDYKQLSRLLLAIIRISGGGDAAIARLPPDYREFLALLGSDTLAMDDEFLIVNSAALLPMKNRTEAFLMLHNTIVKHLERTDRAKKRRILSGLPYQSDWLETARANARINQWVVNVQHEYKRTQSDLLRLNRNVRSHLHEYDGGGGDIEEVLYCEWPELLMAMVKLLHLEGELEATDIENKFG